The proteins below come from a single Gossypium raimondii isolate GPD5lz chromosome 2, ASM2569854v1, whole genome shotgun sequence genomic window:
- the LOC105787459 gene encoding GDSL esterase/lipase At3g43550, which produces MEPRNRKQQMGFLSQFQTCFWTIILFLFMVLNCHVNEAALVLPKNVTVTAVFVFGDSIVDPGNNNNLPTIAKGNFLPYGRDFKDGPTGRFSNGKLKNLVLRNRYLLILIQKHSYKISLLVLVLPLVLQDMILSLQKPRM; this is translated from the exons ATGGAACCACGAAATAGAAAACAACAAATGGgttttttatctcaatttcaaacatGTTTTTGGACCATCATCTTGTTCCTTTTTATGGTTCTAAATTGTCATGTAAATGAAGCAGCTTTGGTATTGCCTAAGAATGTAACTGTAACTGCAGTTTTTGTGTTTGGTGATTCAATTGTTGATCCAGGTAACAACAACAATCTCCCAACTATAGCTAAAGGCAACTTCTTACCTTACGGTCGAGATTTCAAGGACGGACCGACTGGACGGTTCTCGAATGGCAAG CTGAAGAATTTGGTGTTAAGGAATCGGTACCTGCTTATCTTGATCCAAAAACACAGCTACAAGATCTCCTTACTGGTGTTAGTTTTGCCTCTGGTGCTGCAGGATATGATCCTCTCACTGCAAAAACCGCG AATGTAA
- the LOC105789765 gene encoding heavy metal-associated isoprenylated plant protein 27 produces the protein MGFLDSVFEFFDCDWPSHKKLKKKILQTVEIKVKMDCEGCERKVKKSVQGMKGVTQVEVNPKQSKLTVVGYVDPDKVLERVRHRTGKKVEFWPYVPYDLVPHPYAPGAYDKKAPPGYVRNVVGDPQAGELARATSFEVKYTTAFSDENPNACVIM, from the exons ATGGGTTTCCTTGATTCTGTCTTTGAATTCTTCGACTGTGATTGGCCGAGCCATAAAAAGCTCAAAAAGAAGATACTCCAG ACGGTGGAGATAAAAGTGAAGATGGACTGCGAAGGATGCGAAAGGAAGGTGAAGAAATCAGTGCAAGGCATGAAAGGGGTGACGCAAGTGGAGGTGAACCCTAAACAAAGCAAGCTCACGGTGGTGGGTTACGTGGATCCCGATAAGGTATTAGAACGGGTCAGGCATCGAACGGGGAAGAAGGTGGAGTTTTGGCCTTACGTGCCTTACGATTTGGTGCCGCACCCTTACGCACCGGGGGCGTATGATAAGAAAGCGCCGCCTGGGTATGTGCGGAATGTGGTCGGAGATCCTCAGGCCGGTGAGTTGGCCAGGGCTACCTCCTTCGAAGTGAAGTACACTACCGCGTTTAGCGATGAGAACCCAAATGCCTGTGTCATCATGTGA
- the LOC105787460 gene encoding uncharacterized protein LOC105787460: protein MSRCFPYPPPGYVKNGIRDEALIESIKIKREEEKAKKERKKEKKEKKEKKREKKERDKSRDSGEAESKKHGHKKRHKDEGSKEDQKGGDRQKKREYEVECFEKSTLTEEHGQAVGPQNSSDSTLNSSKRQKLSSPPDSGQNPGSIIRIRLPSQRHKDPEVLPSKEQPCSTSGNTDEAFVQRVHEHAPRPGKELEEQPCSTSDIKRPELTFKLGKEKACSSSRTSETLAHNTKAPTLSNLCTTCPPKLALQFKNLVEDWVMPTPQSELTSSGDDDWLFQKKQNLNTEVKTHKDGNLNSNQMSSATWPRACFLPEADIYALPFTVPF from the exons ATGTCTCGGTGTTTTCCGTATCCTCCACCGGGATACGTAAAGAACGGAATCCGCGATGAGGCACTAATTGAATCGATTAAG ATTaagagagaagaagagaaggccaagaaggaaaggaagaaagaaaagaaggagaagaaagagaaaaaacgggagaagaaagaaagagataaGTCTCGGGACAGTGGTGAAGCTGAAAGTAAAAAGCATGGTCATAAGAAAAGGCATAAAGACGAGGGGAGCAAAGAAGATCAAAAAGGAGGAGACCGTCAAAAGAAAAGAGAGTACGAAGTGGAATGTTTTGAGAAGAGTACGCTTACTGAAGAACATGGTCAGGCGGTTGGACCACAGAACTCTTCTGATAGCACCCTTAACAGCAGTAAAAGACAGAAGCTGAGCTCGCCTCCTGACAGTGGGCAAAATCCTG GAAGCATTATCCGGATCCGATTGCCTTCCCAAAGGCATAAAGATCCTGAAGTGCTACCCAGCAAGGAACAGCCTTGCTCTACCTCAGGAAACACTGATGAGGCCTTTGTTCAACGGGTGCATGAGCATGCTCCTAGACCAGGCAAAGAACTGGAAGAACAACCTTGTTCGACTTCCGATATTAAACGCCCGGAGCTAACTTTCAAGCTCGGCAAAGAAAAAGCTTGCTCCTCTTCTCGCACATCAGAAACTCTTGCTCATAATACCAAGGCGCCAACGCTGTCAAACTTGTGTACCACTTGCCCTCCGAAATTAGCTTTACAATTCAAAAACCTTGTGGAGGATTGGGTTATGCCTACACCGCAAAGCGAGTTAACCAGTTCTGGCGATGATGACTGGCTGTTTCAGAAGAAGCAAAACCTCAACACCGAGGTTAAAACCCACAAAGATGGAAATCTTAACTCTAACCAAATGAGCTCGGCAACTTGGCCACGTGCTTGCTTCTTGCCCGAGGCCGATATATACGCATTACCATTCACGGTACCGTTCTGA
- the LOC105787461 gene encoding rac-like GTP-binding protein RHO1 isoform X1 codes for MSGSAARFIKCVTVGDGAVGKTCLLISYTSNSFPTDYVPTVFDNFSANVVVNGSTVNLGLWDTAGQEDYNRLRPLSYRGADVFILAFSLISKASYENVSKKWIPELNHYAPGIPIVLVGTKLDLRDDKQYLNDHPGAVPISAAQGEELRKQIDAPAYIECSAKSQQNVKSVFDSAIKIVLQPPKQKKRKNKPCSTM; via the exons atgagtGGCAGCGCTGCAAGGTTTATAAAATGCGTGACTGTTGGTGATGGTGCTGTTGGTAAAACTTGTTTGCTGATTTCCTACACCAGCAACAGTTTCCCCACg GATTATGTGCCAACCGTTTTCGACAATTTCAGTGCGAATGTTGTTGTCAACGGGAGTACTGTTAATCTCGGGTTGTGGGATACTGCAG GACAAGAGGATTATAACCGATTAAGACCCTTGAGTTATCGTGGGGCTGATGTGTTCATATTGGCGTTTTCCCTCATTAGCAAGGCGAGTTACGAAAATGTTTCCAAAAAG TGGATTCCGGAGTTAAACCATTACGCCCCCGGCATTCCGATTGTTCTTGTTGGAACTAAGCTTG ATCTTCGGGACGATAAGCAGTACCTTAATGATCATCCTGGAGCTGTGCCGATTTCTGCAGCTCAG GGAGAGGAACTGAGGAAGCAGATTGATGCACCTGCTTATATCGAATGCAGTGCAAAGTCACAGCAG AACGTGAAGTCGGTTTTCGATTCAGCCATTAAAATCGTTCTTCAACCTCCTAAAcagaagaaaaggaagaacaAACCATGCTCGACAATGTGA